A stretch of the Medicago truncatula cultivar Jemalong A17 chromosome 5, MtrunA17r5.0-ANR, whole genome shotgun sequence genome encodes the following:
- the LOC11414724 gene encoding TMV resistance protein N isoform X2: MAFQSFPSSFSSSSSFSYGFNYDVFLNFCGDDTRFHFTGNLYKALCDKGIRVFIDDKELQRGDKITPSLIKAIEDSRIAIPVFSKNYAFSSFCLDELVNIIDGFSAKGRLVLPVFYDVDPSHVRHQIGSYGEAIAMHEARLKRDKEMYIDNMDRLQKWKTALNQAANLSGYHFNHGNEYEHEFIGRIMKEVAKKINRDLLHVADYAVGLESRLLQVNSLLSVESNNGVYMVGIHGIGGIGKTTLARAIYNLIADQFECLCFLHDVRENSSKHGLEHLQERLLSKTIGLDIKLGHVSEGIPIIKQRLQQKKVLLILDDVDEQKQLQVMVGEPDWFGPGSRVIITTRDKHLLTSHGIDRIYEVDGLNGEEALELLRWKTFKNNKVDSSFEYILKYVVTYASGLPLALEVVGSNLFGKNIEEWKSTFDRYEWIPGKRIHKILKVSFDSLEEDEKSVFLDIACCFKGYDLTEVEFILCAHYGKCIKYHIGVLVEKSLIKINQWGYVTLHHLIEDMGKEIVRKESPKHPGKRSRLWFHEDIVQVLEENMGTTEIEIVYLDFPLFEEVVEWKGDEFKKMINLKTLIIKNGHFSKGPKHLPNSLRVLEWHRYPSLSIPSNFYQKKLSICKLGESFFTTFELHGSLKKFVNMRELNLDNCKYLTHIFDVSCLPNLEKISFRHCENLMTIDSSVGFLNKLKIIRADGCLKLMSFPPMELTSLQRLELSFCDSLECFPEILGEMENITEIVLEGTSIEELSYSFQNLTGLRKLQIRRSGVLRLPSNILMMPKLSYILVEGILLLPNKNDNLSSSTSSNVEILRLPNCNLSDEFLQTSLAWFANVIHLDLSRNSFTILPEFIKECHFLITLNLNDCTCLREIRGIPPNLKRLSALQCESLSSSCRSMLLNQELHEAGSTDFCLPGTSPIPEWFQHQTRGSSISFWFRNNVPSVSLFVALKPMRNECINYGFLPLATINLTINGHKFDLRCPPDGIRLMMSLGHTYLSDMQLHEMDLESKLEEELLRNEWVHVEVLFKHQMKKTLLIESGIHLFKQKSSMEDIQFNNP; encoded by the exons atgGCTTTTCAATCGTTCCCCTCTTCCTTTTCCTCTTCCTCATCCTTCTCCTACGGATTCAACTATGATGTTTTCCTAAATTTTTGTGGCGATGACACTCGCTTTCATTTTACTGGTAATCTGTACAAAGCTCTATGTGACAAGGGAATCCGTGTCTTCATTGATGACAAGGAACTTCAGAGAGGTGACAAAATCACACCATCACTTATCAAGGCAATTGAAGACTCAAGGATTGCAATCCCCGTGTTTTCTAAGAACTATGCATTTTCCTCGTTTTGTTTGGATGAACTTGTCAACATCATTGATGGCTTCAGTGCAAAAGGTCGGCTAGTTTTGCCTGTTTTCTATGACGTGGATCCTTCGCATGTGAGACATCAGATTGGAAGTTATGGTGAAGCTATAGCCATGCATGAAGCAAGGCTTAAACGCGACAAAGAAATGTACATAGATAATATGGATAGGCTGCAGAAATGGAAGACGGCTCTTAATCAAGCTGCTAACCTCTCCGGTTATCATTTCAATCACGG GAATGAATATGAACACGAGTTTATTGGAAGGATAATGAAAGAGGTAGCCAAGAAGATCAACCGTGATCTATTACACGTTGCAGATTATGCCGTTGGATTGGAGTCTCGTTTGCTACAAGTAAATTCACTACTATCTGTTGAATCTAATAATGGGGTATATATGGTTGGGATCCATGGAATTGGAGGAATCGGTAAAACAACACTTGCTCGAgcaatttataatttgattgCTGATCAATTTGAATGTTTGTGTTTTCTTCATGACGTGAGAGAAAATTCATCTAAACATGGCTTAGAACATCTTCAAGAAAGGCTCCTTTCCAAAACCATTGGATTAGACATTAAGTTAGGACATGTTAGTGAAGGAATTCCAATAATAAAACAAAGGCTACAACAAAAAAAGGTTCTTTTGATTCTCGATGATGTTGATGAGCAAAAGCAATTGCAAGTTATGGTTGGAGAGCCCGATTGGTTTGGTCCTGGAAGTAGAGTCATCATTACCACTCGAGACAAACACTTACTAACAAGTCATGGTATTGATAGAATATATGAAGTGGATGGTTTAAATGGAGAAGAAGCTCTAGAACTATTGAGGTGGAAgacttttaaaaataacaaagtcGATTCAAGTTTCGAgtacattttaaaatatgttgTAACTTATGCTTCTGGCCTTCCATTAGCTTTAGAAGTAGTAGGATCTAACTTGTTTGGAAAGAATATAGAAGAATGGAAATCTACATTTGATCGATATGAATGGATTCCTGGTAAACGAATTCACAAAATACTTAAAGTAAGTTTTGATAGTTTGGAGGAAGATGAAAAGAGTGTTTTTTTGGACATTGCTTGTTGCTTCAAAGGATATGATTTGACGGAAGTTGAGTTTATACTTTGTGCTCATTATGGTAAATGCATAAAATACCATATTGGAGTATTGGTTGAAAAATCCCTTATAAAGATTAATCAATGGGGTTATGTGACATTGCATCACTTGATTGAGGACATGGGTAAAGAAATTGTCCGAAAAGAATCCCCAAAACATCCTGGTAAACGCAGTAGGTTGTGGTTTCACGAAGATATAGTTCAAGTTTTAGAAGAAAATATG gGAACAACAGAGATTGAAATTGTATATCTAGATTTCCCATTATTTGAAGAAGTGGTTGAATGGAAAGGTGATGAGTTCAAGAAGATGATAAACCTCAAAACACTTATTATTAAGAATGGTCACTTTTCCAAAGGACCAAAACATCTTCCAAATAGTTTAAGAGTGCTTGAATGGCATAGATATCCTTCACTGAGTATACCTTCCAACTTTTATCAAAAGAAACTTTCCATATGCAAGTTAGGTGAAAGTTTCTTTACCACATTTGAGTTGCATGGATCATTGAAG AAGTTCGTGAATATGAGAGAGTTAAATTTAGACAATTGTAAATATTTGACGCATATATTTGACGTATCTTGTCTcccaaatttagaaaaaatttcatttcgGCATTGTGAGAATTTAATGACGATTGATAGTTCTGTTGGATTTCtaaataaacttaaaatcaTAAGAGCTGATGGTTGCTTAAAACTCATGAGTTTTCCACCAATGGAATTGACTTCTCTTCAACGGTTAGAACTTTCATTTTGTGATAGTCTCGAATGTTTTCCTGAAATTTTAGGAGAGATGGAAAATATAACAGAGATAGTCTTGGAGGGAACTTCCATAGAAGAATtgtcatactcatttcaaaatCTCACGGGGCTTCGGAAATTACAAATACGCAGGAGTGGAGTACTTAGATTACCAAGTAACATTCTCATGATGCCAAAATTGTCATATATACTTGTGGAGGGTATTCTATTATTGCCAAACAAGAATGATAATTTGAGTTCCTCGACGTCTTCAAACGTTGAAATTCTTCGACTCCCAAATTGCAACTTGTCAGATGAATTTCTCCAAACAAGTCTCGCATGGTTTGCTAATGTCATACATTTAGACCTATCGAGGAATAGTTTCACAATACTTCCAGAATTTATCAAAGAATGCCACTTTTTGATTACGCTTAATTTGAATGACTGCACATGTCTTCGAGAAATTAGAGGGATTCCTCCAAATTTAAAACGTTTGTCTGCATTGCAATGTGAATCTTTGTCTTCCTCATGCAGAAGCATGCTACTGAATCag GAATTGCATGAAGCTGGAAGTACAGATTTTTGTTTGCCAGGAACCTCACCGATTCCAGAGTGGTTTCAACACCAAACTAGAGGATcttcaatttcattttggtttcgTAACAACGTTCCTTCTGTATCTCTCTTTGTTGCTTTAAAACCAATGCGTAACGAGTGCATCAACTATGGATTTCTTCCTTTAGCAACAATCAATTTGACCATCAATGGCCATAAATTTGATCTTCGTTGTCCGCCTGATGGTATTCGTCTCATGATGTCGTTGGGTCATACATATTTATCTGATATGCAACTACACGAAATGGATCTCGAATCTAAATTGGAAGAAGAACTTTTGAGAAATGAATGGGTCCATGTAGAGGTTTTGTTTAAGCATCAAATGAAGAAAACACTCCTTATAGAAAGTGGAATTCACTTATTCAAGCAGAAAAGTAGCATGGAGGATATCCAATTTAATAATCCTTAG
- the LOC11414725 gene encoding putative protein NRT1/ PTR FAMILY 2.14, translated as MSSLRKKLLDEESLVQSKPKTLQKKPGWKAMPYILGNETVEKLAKLGIQTNFMVYLMTVYNMDHVYAANILNTWSAISNGLPVIGAFIADAYLGKFVTIAIASFANLALTAKVENLCELFKLV; from the exons ATGTCATCACTTCGAAAGAAACTGCTTGATGAAGAAAGCCTAGTTCAATCTAAGCCAAAGACACTCCAAAAGAAACCAGGATGGAAGGCAATGCCATACATTTTAG GGAATGAAACTGTTGAAAAGTTGGCAAAATTAGGAATACAAACAAATTTCATGGTGTACTTGATGACAGTGTATAACATGGATCATGTGTATGctgcaaatattttaaacacTTGGTCTGCTATCTCTAATGGTTTGCCAGTTATTGGTGCATTCATTGCAGATGCTTATCTGGGAAAATTTGTCACAATTGCCATAGCATCCTTTGCTAATCTTGCG CTAACCGCTAAAGTAGAAAATCTATGTGAACTGTTTAAGTTGGTTTGA
- the LOC11414724 gene encoding TMV resistance protein N isoform X1, whose translation MAFQSFPSSFSSSSSFSYGFNYDVFLNFCGDDTRFHFTGNLYKALCDKGIRVFIDDKELQRGDKITPSLIKAIEDSRIAIPVFSKNYAFSSFCLDELVNIIDGFSAKGRLVLPVFYDVDPSHVRHQIGSYGEAIAMHEARLKRDKEMYIDNMDRLQKWKTALNQAANLSGYHFNHGNEYEHEFIGRIMKEVAKKINRDLLHVADYAVGLESRLLQVNSLLSVESNNGVYMVGIHGIGGIGKTTLARAIYNLIADQFECLCFLHDVRENSSKHGLEHLQERLLSKTIGLDIKLGHVSEGIPIIKQRLQQKKVLLILDDVDEQKQLQVMVGEPDWFGPGSRVIITTRDKHLLTSHGIDRIYEVDGLNGEEALELLRWKTFKNNKVDSSFEYILKYVVTYASGLPLALEVVGSNLFGKNIEEWKSTFDRYEWIPGKRIHKILKVSFDSLEEDEKSVFLDIACCFKGYDLTEVEFILCAHYGKCIKYHIGVLVEKSLIKINQWGYVTLHHLIEDMGKEIVRKESPKHPGKRSRLWFHEDIVQVLEENMGTTEIEIVYLDFPLFEEVVEWKGDEFKKMINLKTLIIKNGHFSKGPKHLPNSLRVLEWHRYPSLSIPSNFYQKKLSICKLGESFFTTFELHGSLKVCVNEFISLVLYTKTILTFIIVLILQKFVNMRELNLDNCKYLTHIFDVSCLPNLEKISFRHCENLMTIDSSVGFLNKLKIIRADGCLKLMSFPPMELTSLQRLELSFCDSLECFPEILGEMENITEIVLEGTSIEELSYSFQNLTGLRKLQIRRSGVLRLPSNILMMPKLSYILVEGILLLPNKNDNLSSSTSSNVEILRLPNCNLSDEFLQTSLAWFANVIHLDLSRNSFTILPEFIKECHFLITLNLNDCTCLREIRGIPPNLKRLSALQCESLSSSCRSMLLNQELHEAGSTDFCLPGTSPIPEWFQHQTRGSSISFWFRNNVPSVSLFVALKPMRNECINYGFLPLATINLTINGHKFDLRCPPDGIRLMMSLGHTYLSDMQLHEMDLESKLEEELLRNEWVHVEVLFKHQMKKTLLIESGIHLFKQKSSMEDIQFNNP comes from the exons atgGCTTTTCAATCGTTCCCCTCTTCCTTTTCCTCTTCCTCATCCTTCTCCTACGGATTCAACTATGATGTTTTCCTAAATTTTTGTGGCGATGACACTCGCTTTCATTTTACTGGTAATCTGTACAAAGCTCTATGTGACAAGGGAATCCGTGTCTTCATTGATGACAAGGAACTTCAGAGAGGTGACAAAATCACACCATCACTTATCAAGGCAATTGAAGACTCAAGGATTGCAATCCCCGTGTTTTCTAAGAACTATGCATTTTCCTCGTTTTGTTTGGATGAACTTGTCAACATCATTGATGGCTTCAGTGCAAAAGGTCGGCTAGTTTTGCCTGTTTTCTATGACGTGGATCCTTCGCATGTGAGACATCAGATTGGAAGTTATGGTGAAGCTATAGCCATGCATGAAGCAAGGCTTAAACGCGACAAAGAAATGTACATAGATAATATGGATAGGCTGCAGAAATGGAAGACGGCTCTTAATCAAGCTGCTAACCTCTCCGGTTATCATTTCAATCACGG GAATGAATATGAACACGAGTTTATTGGAAGGATAATGAAAGAGGTAGCCAAGAAGATCAACCGTGATCTATTACACGTTGCAGATTATGCCGTTGGATTGGAGTCTCGTTTGCTACAAGTAAATTCACTACTATCTGTTGAATCTAATAATGGGGTATATATGGTTGGGATCCATGGAATTGGAGGAATCGGTAAAACAACACTTGCTCGAgcaatttataatttgattgCTGATCAATTTGAATGTTTGTGTTTTCTTCATGACGTGAGAGAAAATTCATCTAAACATGGCTTAGAACATCTTCAAGAAAGGCTCCTTTCCAAAACCATTGGATTAGACATTAAGTTAGGACATGTTAGTGAAGGAATTCCAATAATAAAACAAAGGCTACAACAAAAAAAGGTTCTTTTGATTCTCGATGATGTTGATGAGCAAAAGCAATTGCAAGTTATGGTTGGAGAGCCCGATTGGTTTGGTCCTGGAAGTAGAGTCATCATTACCACTCGAGACAAACACTTACTAACAAGTCATGGTATTGATAGAATATATGAAGTGGATGGTTTAAATGGAGAAGAAGCTCTAGAACTATTGAGGTGGAAgacttttaaaaataacaaagtcGATTCAAGTTTCGAgtacattttaaaatatgttgTAACTTATGCTTCTGGCCTTCCATTAGCTTTAGAAGTAGTAGGATCTAACTTGTTTGGAAAGAATATAGAAGAATGGAAATCTACATTTGATCGATATGAATGGATTCCTGGTAAACGAATTCACAAAATACTTAAAGTAAGTTTTGATAGTTTGGAGGAAGATGAAAAGAGTGTTTTTTTGGACATTGCTTGTTGCTTCAAAGGATATGATTTGACGGAAGTTGAGTTTATACTTTGTGCTCATTATGGTAAATGCATAAAATACCATATTGGAGTATTGGTTGAAAAATCCCTTATAAAGATTAATCAATGGGGTTATGTGACATTGCATCACTTGATTGAGGACATGGGTAAAGAAATTGTCCGAAAAGAATCCCCAAAACATCCTGGTAAACGCAGTAGGTTGTGGTTTCACGAAGATATAGTTCAAGTTTTAGAAGAAAATATG gGAACAACAGAGATTGAAATTGTATATCTAGATTTCCCATTATTTGAAGAAGTGGTTGAATGGAAAGGTGATGAGTTCAAGAAGATGATAAACCTCAAAACACTTATTATTAAGAATGGTCACTTTTCCAAAGGACCAAAACATCTTCCAAATAGTTTAAGAGTGCTTGAATGGCATAGATATCCTTCACTGAGTATACCTTCCAACTTTTATCAAAAGAAACTTTCCATATGCAAGTTAGGTGAAAGTTTCTTTACCACATTTGAGTTGCATGGATCATTGAAGGTATGTGTAAATGAGTTCATTTCTCTCGTCTTGTATACCAAAACCATTTTAACATTTATCATTGTTCTCATTTTGCAGAAGTTCGTGAATATGAGAGAGTTAAATTTAGACAATTGTAAATATTTGACGCATATATTTGACGTATCTTGTCTcccaaatttagaaaaaatttcatttcgGCATTGTGAGAATTTAATGACGATTGATAGTTCTGTTGGATTTCtaaataaacttaaaatcaTAAGAGCTGATGGTTGCTTAAAACTCATGAGTTTTCCACCAATGGAATTGACTTCTCTTCAACGGTTAGAACTTTCATTTTGTGATAGTCTCGAATGTTTTCCTGAAATTTTAGGAGAGATGGAAAATATAACAGAGATAGTCTTGGAGGGAACTTCCATAGAAGAATtgtcatactcatttcaaaatCTCACGGGGCTTCGGAAATTACAAATACGCAGGAGTGGAGTACTTAGATTACCAAGTAACATTCTCATGATGCCAAAATTGTCATATATACTTGTGGAGGGTATTCTATTATTGCCAAACAAGAATGATAATTTGAGTTCCTCGACGTCTTCAAACGTTGAAATTCTTCGACTCCCAAATTGCAACTTGTCAGATGAATTTCTCCAAACAAGTCTCGCATGGTTTGCTAATGTCATACATTTAGACCTATCGAGGAATAGTTTCACAATACTTCCAGAATTTATCAAAGAATGCCACTTTTTGATTACGCTTAATTTGAATGACTGCACATGTCTTCGAGAAATTAGAGGGATTCCTCCAAATTTAAAACGTTTGTCTGCATTGCAATGTGAATCTTTGTCTTCCTCATGCAGAAGCATGCTACTGAATCag GAATTGCATGAAGCTGGAAGTACAGATTTTTGTTTGCCAGGAACCTCACCGATTCCAGAGTGGTTTCAACACCAAACTAGAGGATcttcaatttcattttggtttcgTAACAACGTTCCTTCTGTATCTCTCTTTGTTGCTTTAAAACCAATGCGTAACGAGTGCATCAACTATGGATTTCTTCCTTTAGCAACAATCAATTTGACCATCAATGGCCATAAATTTGATCTTCGTTGTCCGCCTGATGGTATTCGTCTCATGATGTCGTTGGGTCATACATATTTATCTGATATGCAACTACACGAAATGGATCTCGAATCTAAATTGGAAGAAGAACTTTTGAGAAATGAATGGGTCCATGTAGAGGTTTTGTTTAAGCATCAAATGAAGAAAACACTCCTTATAGAAAGTGGAATTCACTTATTCAAGCAGAAAAGTAGCATGGAGGATATCCAATTTAATAATCCTTAG
- the LOC120580483 gene encoding protein NRT1/ PTR FAMILY 2.13 — protein sequence MLTAWVPHFHPSPCSLQQQQLGTCKGHTNLQLGILLSGFFWLAIGTGGINPCSIPFAIDQFDMTTVEGRQGTRSFYNFYYVIQTVLLLINVTLVVKIQDSFSWTLGFALPCLFMVVAIVFYFAGAKVYAYVEPEGSIFSRIAQVFVAAKCKRHVHIPDKGDTSGVFYDPPIENMEPKFPLTKEFRCLNKAAIMVENELNDDGSNNNPWRLCSIQQVEELKCILKMMPIWVTGIITYIPTGQLSIFPMSQAMKMDKHLTQNFEIPPGWMIIVTMLTIAIVIPFYDKVISPTLTKMTNQDGGLTNLQRIGLGHFFAILTMVIAGLVEQRRRVSSTSLGESYEITQMSIMWLVPQFITLGFNQAFSIVGHTEFFNKESPDKMRSIGNSLLSLQTAVASNLSTFIVNIIHSFSGKQGEPDWLDSDVNKGKLEYFYFIVAGLGVLNFGWFLFCACRYRYKTFVKIEDIR from the exons atgctAACAGCATGGGTACCCCATTTTCATCCATCACCATGCTcactccaacaacaacaacttggTACATGCAAAGGCCACACCAATTTACAACTTGGCATATTACTTTCAGGTTTCTTCTGGTTAGCCATAGGCACAGGTGGAATTAATCCATGCAGCATTCCCTTCGCAATCGACCAATTTGATATGACAACAGTTGAAGGTAGACAAGGAACAAGAAGCTTCTACAATTTCTACTATGTTATACAAACTGTGCTTCTTTTAATCAATGTGACACTCGTGGTTAAAATCCAAGACTCTTTTAGTTGGACTCTTGGTTTTGCTTTGCCATGTTTGTTTATGGTCGTTGCTATCGTGTTTTACTTTGCTGGTGCTAAAGTTTATGCATATGTTGAGCCTGAGGGAAGTATATTTTCAAGGATTGCTCAAGTTTTCGTTGCAGCTAAATGCAAGCGTCATGTTCATATTCCTGATAAAGGGGACACAAGTGGTGTTTTCTATGATCCTCCAATTGAGAATATGGAGCCAAAGTTTCCTCTCACAAAGGAGTTCAG GTGTTTAAACAAAGCAGCTATTATGGTGGAGAATGAATTGAATGATGATGGTTCAAACAATAATCCTTGGAGACTTTGTAGCATCCAACAAGTTGAAGAATTAAAATGCATACTTAAAATGATGCCAATATGGGTAACAGGCATCATAACATACATTCCAACAGGTCAATTATCAATCTTTCCAATGTCACAAGCAATGAAAATGGACAAACACCTAACACAAAACTTTGAGATACCACCTGGTTGGATGATTATAGTAACAATGCTAACAATAGCTATAGTCATTCCATTCTATGATAAAGTCATTTCTCCAACACTTACCAAAATGACCAACCAAGACGGAGGGTTAACAAACCTTCAAAGGATTGGACTTGGACATTTTTTCGCAATTTTAACAATGGTAATTGCAGGGTTAGTCGAACAACGAAGAAGGGTTTCGTCGACTTCATTAGGAGAATCATATGAAATTACACAAATGTCAATAATGTGGTTAGTGCCTCAATTTATAACTCTTGGATTCAATCAAGCATTTTCTATTGTTGGACATACTGAGTTTTTCAACAAGGAATCTCCTGATAAAATGAGAAGTATTGGTAATTCTTTGCTTTCACTTCAAACAGCAGTTGCAAGTAATTTAAGCACTTTCATTGTGAACATTATTCATAGTTTTAGTGGAAAACAAGGTGAACCTGATTGGTTGGATAGTGATGTCAATAAGGGAAAATTGGAGTATTTCTATTTCATTGTGGCTGGATTGGGAGTGTTGAATTTTGGTTGGTTCTTGTTTTGTGCTTGTCGTTATAGATACAAGACCTTTGTGAAAATAGAGGACATAAGATAA